One segment of Arvicanthis niloticus isolate mArvNil1 chromosome 5, mArvNil1.pat.X, whole genome shotgun sequence DNA contains the following:
- the LOC117708906 gene encoding FERM domain-containing protein 3-like isoform X1, with product MAKCLVKIRTQRSLHLHLLNHCSSNVFVRLLKHGSKVIPRNAGAPLSKVDVSEGMVGSSPMKGALREYCSSEEEDRVKEDPLTLSELAHNPSASLLPTPEDDDEVDMLFDCPSKFVLEREDTDSFEELEADENTFLMAEEEKVKEARQALSWSYSILTGRIWLNPLVKRCSRLLVVGLGLLLFVFPLLLLLLESGIDVSFFFKKTNLSSFIMNATVP from the exons ATGGCAAAATGCTTGGTCAAGATCAGGACTCAACGAAGTCTCCACTTGCACCTGCTGAACCACTGCAGCAGTAATGTGTTTGTCCGACTGCTGAAACATGGCTCCAAGGTCATACCTCGAAATGCTG GTGCCCCATTGTCTAAAGTGGATGTTTCTGAGGGCATGGTTGGCAGCTCACCAATGAAGGGAGCTCTGCGTGAATATTGTTCAAGTGAAGAGGAAGATAGAGTAAAAGAAGACCCCTTAACCCTCTCTGAACTAGCACACAATCCCAGCGCCAGCCTGCTCCCTACTCCAGAGGATGATGATGAAGTAGACATGCTCTTTGACTGTCCATCTAAGTTTGTGTTAGAAAGAGAAGACACGGATTCATTTGAGGAACTAGAAGCAGATGAAAATACCTTTTTGATGGCTgaagaagagaaggtgaaggaAGCCCGCCAAGCTTTGTCATGGAGCTATTCCATCCTGACTGGCCGCATCTGGCTAAACCCTCTGGTCAAGCGTTGCTCCCGGCTCCTTGTGGTGGGCCTGGGATTGCTTCTGTTTGTATTTCCcctgctcctccttcttttgGAGTCAGGTATTGATGTCtccttctttttcaaaaaaacGAATTTGAGCAGTTTTATTATGAATGCTACTGTCCCCTAA
- the LOC117708906 gene encoding FERM domain-containing protein 3-like isoform X2 translates to MAKCLVKIRTQRSLHLHLLNHCSSNVFVRLLKHGSKVIPRNAGAPLSKVDVSEGMVGSSPMKGALREYCSSEEEDRVKEDPLTLSELAHNPSASLLPTPEDDDEVDMLFDCPSKFVLEREDTDSFEELEADENTFLMAEEEKVKEARQALSWSYSILTGRIWLNPLVKRCSRLLVVGLGLLLFVFPLLLLLLESVPVSMP, encoded by the exons ATGGCAAAATGCTTGGTCAAGATCAGGACTCAACGAAGTCTCCACTTGCACCTGCTGAACCACTGCAGCAGTAATGTGTTTGTCCGACTGCTGAAACATGGCTCCAAGGTCATACCTCGAAATGCTG GTGCCCCATTGTCTAAAGTGGATGTTTCTGAGGGCATGGTTGGCAGCTCACCAATGAAGGGAGCTCTGCGTGAATATTGTTCAAGTGAAGAGGAAGATAGAGTAAAAGAAGACCCCTTAACCCTCTCTGAACTAGCACACAATCCCAGCGCCAGCCTGCTCCCTACTCCAGAGGATGATGATGAAGTAGACATGCTCTTTGACTGTCCATCTAAGTTTGTGTTAGAAAGAGAAGACACGGATTCATTTGAGGAACTAGAAGCAGATGAAAATACCTTTTTGATGGCTgaagaagagaaggtgaaggaAGCCCGCCAAGCTTTGTCATGGAGCTATTCCATCCTGACTGGCCGCATCTGGCTAAACCCTCTGGTCAAGCGTTGCTCCCGGCTCCTTGTGGTGGGCCTGGGATTGCTTCTGTTTGTATTTCCcctgctcctccttcttttgGAGTCAG TTCCAGTCTCTATGCCATAA